gcTAGAAACATGTTGCCACTGGGTGGCAGCATCGAATATAAATGATATTGTTTACCATTTAAGCtgaacattgattttttttttttcatacatctGTTTTCATATGTCAGAATAAGATTAAGAatagatttttctgtttttaggtaGTATACTGTGACGTATACTTTGTCACTCATTGGTGCCACTGGGTGGCTGTTTGGGTCATTAATTATTGACTTAGtgtttttaattggtttttaacCACAAATGCACTTGCCAGCAAGCTGTGTTTGaacttctgctgcttttttccccaTCCTCTTGCCTTCCTCTACATTCAGCGTTTTACTTCTTCAGAACAGTTTGTGTGAATACTAGGTGAGCACCAGATGttctttttaaacatcaaaTTGGCTGAAACgctgagaaagaggaaaaacttgagaaataatattaaatactaaGAATTCACACACTGCTGAAAACTTTAAAAGCTGCTTACTGTAGAAGAAGTGTTGTTAAAACGGCATCAAGTCACATCTTAGGAGGTCCACGGTTGGgcataattatatatttacattacagCATTTAAAGTGATCATACAGCTCAATCAATAAACACTGAATTCTACTACCTTCGTGAAGGGAGGATGTACTGTGGGACTGTTTTAATTAACTGCATTACTGTAGTTTTAGCTTGGTGTATCTAATAAACTGCTAGCTGAGTGTATATGCAACTCTTGATTGCCAAGTATGTGTTGCAGTATGGATTACAGTATCCAACTGTGGCCACCTGTCTGGACTTAGGAGTATAATTACACACTCACTAGTGATACAGTAGCTACCGGTCATCTACAGCACTGCTGTGCACTGAAGCTTTCAGTGAATGTGCTTTGTATGTCGGTCTTTGCTTCCCCATATGTTTTCActagtactgttttttttttttttttagtttattgatCCTTCAAGAACAAATCAGCACCATTTCTGCTGCCTACTACAACAGATTATCATTcaataaataatcaaacatttatttatatataaaatgtatgtaaggGTATGCTGCCATACTTTATCAGGCTCTGTAAGATGCAGCTGAAggaagatgcattttttttagaatgaCGGTACtatgaaaatgtctttatgtttgtcttggagtatatattttttgtacatgtttacTTTTTGTCTGCAAATTTTAATTACATCATATGTCACAAGGCTTGGCACTGTTTTAAAGAGGTATCTTTATTATGTCTTTCAATTTTGAGCTTCTGGGTGATTGTGTCTCATACTGTCTGTCACATTGTAACACCCATTTTCTGACTGAATGGGAAGAGACAGTAAGTGAATGcagcagaaaatgtgtttttcccaCTTTGAGTGGCACACATACAGACCCTTGTTAAAGGTGGTGCTACAGTTTTGTGTATGAAACCACAGAGGGACTCTACGATGCATTTGCATATTTGTCACTCACACTGGAGTACACTGACTTCTGTTGTCCGATGTACACACTGATTTGACTGGGAAATGTGATGTGTAAAAGATGGGTATGTTCACATGCTTCTTGTGCATTTCATTTCCACATCATTAGTTATTTACTGTTAatcagccaaaataaaaaaagtttttctgttGGAATGCAGGGAATGATTGTATTACTCTCTAACAAAAGACCCCCCCTGTTTCTCCCacagaatgaaaatgatttttgaCATCAAATCGTTGAATAAGACACCTTTTCCTGTGGCCACATTCATGACCGTAAGCCGGAAATCTGATAACACATATATAGGACGGTCAGTTGTATTATATTCTGAGCTCATTTAAAGTTAAAGGGCGGAGATCACTCTTACAACTTGCCATGGTCCTGAACCTCCCTCATTTGTTTGATTACaaattttcttgttgttttgcacTGTCTGTGCAAGGGAAGTGGGCAGAATTGAGAAGTACACATcagtcaaagaaaaacagacttgAGCAAGAAGTGGAAGGTTTTTACTAAAAGCTTGAGTCAAACATATTGTTGGTGGACGGAGAGCTGCTTGCCTGCAGATATTTTCCATCTTCAGCAGGCATTTGGAGATTTTTGAGTTTGCTCATCCACCATGCCAACTTACACAGTGACTGTTGCCACAGGGAGCCAGTGGTTTGCAGGAACAGACGACTATATCTATATTACATTGGTTGGCACGGAGCAATGCAGTGAGAGAACACTGCTGGACAAACCACTGTACAATGATTTTGAGAGGGGGGCGGTAAGTAATGTTACACTGCTGTACAGCTAATAGGGAGGAATGTTTGGCaaagatttgattttttttaataatgagcGTTAatgtctacaaacaaacaaacgggTGTTGATGTTTTGGATTGTATGTAATAATTAAGAGGtcatttaaagtaataaaatcaaatttttcacagcttttcaaCTTACGGACATATGAAGTCAACTCTAAAATGTTGCTGCCATCAGTTCACTCTCCACGGACCACATTAAATGGCAGAAGTGAAAACAAGTGctttttaaatctatatttcAATTTAGTAATTTGGCGGATGTGTCTATCCAAAGCggcttacaagtgaggtacaaggcaaacaaaaaatctaaagtCAAGAGTGCTATTAAAGTTAAAAGTGCTATTAGAAgaagtttttctgtttttaacagctttttgaATATTAGGTCAGTAAGGCTTGTGAGCGGAAAGTTTGATAGCCCGTTCCAACATTGTGGGACTAAACAGCTcataattttcttaaaaaaataatacatatacatacatgtacaaatacacacaaattatttttacagccTATAACTTAAAACTGCTACCTATTCAAACctaaaaaagttgtttttttgttttgttttttacaattttgtgaCTGGCTAATAACATAACTGAGGCCAAAAAAACCTCTTTACAACAGAAGCAATTAAGATATGCTGTGTTTTAGATGTAAATATCTACATATGCCTGTATTGGGAattccagtgtttttttatactCGTGGTAAGATGTCATATTTATCTCACTATTTGCAATCTACTAAAACCTTATTTAGCAAATTATGCCATTCTACTGCACATTTAGCAGCCTACTGAATTTACAGGTGGACTCTTATGATGTGAGAGTTGGCGAAGACCTGGGTGATATTGTGTTGGTGAAAATTGAAAAGAAGAAGTACTGGGTGCTGGATGACTGGTACTGCAGGTACATCACTGTCAAGACTCCATCTGGGGACTATGTGGAGTTCCCCTGCTTCCGCTGGCTGGTGGATGACAAGGAAGTGGTGCTGCGGGATGGACGAGGTAgcaaaaggatttttttccctAACAAATTACCTCTGCCCTCTAGTTCAGTGGAATCAGGGTctgcagcacaaaacacaaGTTAATCAAATGAGCTCTGTTCCATCCCTCACTTTGTGTCTGTTGTAGCACATCTGCCTCAGGATGATAAGACCAGCGTGGTCAAGCAGCACAGACAAAAAGAACTTGAATCGAGGAGAAAGTCCATCAGGCAAGTTCACTGTACACACAAAGTTTATTATCGGATCTCGTATGAGGGCGGGCCTGCTCACTAaaagctctgctgtgttttatagATGGAAGGAGTGGCAGCCAGGCTTTCCTATGAGCATAGATGCTAACAGGCACAAAGATTTGCCAAGGGACATCCAGTTTGACAGTGAGAAGGGAGTGGACTTTGTACTGAACTACAGTAAGGCGTAGGTGCTCCCCCTGTTTCAGTGAAGCTTCAACAGGTTTACTCTCAGAACACAGTGAGCCAGTGGAGCCTTGAgctctgaaatgtttttcaatgcAAAACTTTCAGATGCTGAGCTACACTCCTATAAGATGCCTCTATTCTCTGCACTCAGGATGACCTGGAAAAACAGAGGCTTCATTGTGTGTTTATCAGCAGGGACATTTGCATTGGGCTTTTATGGAAGCATATGAACTTGCATTTGCTGTGGACGCAATGGcacaaaacaaacctaaaacacCACTGTTTGCATCAAGTAGTAGTTCTGAACAAATCTCAAGTTTACAaaaattaaagttttcaaatttatgtaCGATATTGATTCAGGGACTGGAGAGGCTACTGTATAACTGAAAATGAGTCATGTCATAGTAAGCTTTCAAGCTGCAGACAAAAATCCTAGAAGTAATTATGCATTTAATGTTGCTCCTTGCTTCACCATCCCAGAAGGAAAATGCATATGCAAGATTTTAGATATGTTGTCTTTGGTTTTAAGaaggatgaggatgatgaagatcaaAACCTTGCATTTTCAGAATAGAGAACCTGTTTGTGAACCAGTTCATGCACATGTTCCAGTCTTCATGGAGTGACTTCAGTGACTTTGAGAGGATCTTTTTGAGAATCAAGAACACAATCTCAGgtattacagtatgttgcatCATTTATATTATATCATAGAAATGTATTCTAATCTattgattgatttaattttataatcTATTCTATTATGTTAGAGTATGTCATGCAACACTGGAAGGAGGACTTCATGTTTGGATACCAATTCCTGAATGGTTGTAACCCTGTACTGATCCAAAAATGCAATAAACTTCCTGAGAAGTTTCCTGTCACCCATGAGATGGTTTCCGTCAGCCTGGAAAGGGATCTGACTCTGGAGCAGGAAATAAAGGTAGATATGATTAAGTGTCTTtctattttacagctttttccaTTTCTAAGCTAAAAACAGAGAGATGGCACGACATGTACCATTTCAAGCACTGACACACAATGTAAAGCAATGTTCTCACTCCAGGCTGGTAACATCTACATAGTAGACTACGAGATATTAGATGACATCACTCCAAACAGCACAGACCCCTGCACACTGCAGTACCTGGCAGCTCCGATCTGTCTGCTCTACAAGAATGCTCAGAACAAGATCCTGCCCATAGCCATACAGGTACAGCGATGCTGAGCAGTGCATTCAGAATTTTTCTTATGTTGCCGCCTGATACtacaattgttaaaaaaaaatgttttcccccTCATTATTCTAAACTCAgtatcccataatgacaaaaacagaattcTAGAAATGTTTGGAAATTAATGCAAAAGGAAATCACACATATCCAGAGCCTTTGAAATAACACATTCGAAATTTAGCTCAGGCGCACTTCATCTCtctttattgttgcttttacaCCTTGACTAAACGGGacaagcagttacagataatagtTGGATggatgatttggaaaggcacacgCCGAAATGGAGTGAAGTGCAGAAATGTCCTCAATGAAAACAGTTgctcaggacctcagactggcctgaaggttcaccttccaacatgacagcaatcctaagcacacaaacaacacaagagTGTcttagggacaactctgtgaatgtcctggagtggcccagccagagcccggACTTGAACCATACTGAACATGTCTGGGGAGagctgaaaatggctgtgcaccgaggttccccatccaacctgactcaGCTTGAGATGATTTGAGAAGAGTGGCAGAAAATTCCcccaatccaggtgtgcaaagcttgtcaTGTCATATCCCAAAATACTTGAGGCTGTAATCGCTGACAAAGGGGCTTCAACAAAGTACAGAGTAAAGAGTCTGAATACTTGTATTTCAGTTCtttccttttaataaatttacagacatttccaAAATTCAGTGACTTTATCAGTATGGGACACTAACAAAATTAGAAAAAGTGAAGGAGGTATGAAAACCTTCTGAATGCACTGTTCTTCATAACGAAAACATTTCCAGCTGTCATTTCAGTGTGAATCAATTTTCTCCTCGGACTTTTCCAGCTTAACCAGTCTTCAGGTGAAAACACCCCAATCTTCCTGCCTACTGATGACCAGTACGACTGGCTGCTGGCCAAGATCTGGGTCCGCTCTGCAGACTTCCAATACCACCAGACCATTACACACTTGCTCAGGACACACCTCATGACAGAGGTGTTTGCTATTGCCATGTACAGGCAGCTCCCTGCTGTTCACCCTGTGTATAAGGTAAAATATTGACTTGTGAATTGCTTGACTGATCAGCTGATTGCTTGATTGATTTATGGATAGATATTCTTTCTCCCAGCTACTTATCCCACATGTTCGTTTTACCATCGCTATCAACACAAAGGCTAGAGAGCAGCTCATCTGTGAGTATGGCATCTTTGACAAGGTGAGTGTGAGAATGTGTAGAAGAGCAATGTAGAAAGAGAAAGACCGAAATGCAGCAAGGAAAAATGGGGGCTGACTGTTTCTAATCAAATTTCTTTGCTTTAAATTGAACATGGTGCATTAGCTAATGGGTAGTTAACCACAGGCATGCATGACAGTAAAGCATTAAAACTGCTGAGAAAAGCTGCAGGCATATTGTGTGATGATGAGGTTTCTTCTACACCAAGGCAAATGCAACAGGTGGAGGGGGTCACGTCCAACTCATTCAAAGGGCCATGAAGACTCTGACCTTCAGGTCTCTGTGCTTTCCTGATATGATCAAAGCCCGTGGTATGGACAACAAAGAAGAGTTGCCCACTTACTTCTACCGAGACGATGGCTACAGGGTTTGGGAGGCTACCAAGAGGTGAGGAGCATCTTTTTTGGAATTTGTACGGACAAAACTGATAAACAGTGagaaagtgattaaaaaaataaaatgaaaagttagtacatttttttttagttgctcTATAAGTGACTGCTGTCCTGTTTTCTCCCTGTCAGTTTTGTGTCTGATGTGGTGTGTATTTACTACACCAGCGATGAAACGGTGCAGGGAGATGAAGAAATTCAGGCCTTCATTAAAGACGTGTGCAGCTTTGGGATGCAGGACTTCGATAACTGCGGTGGGTAGACGTGACAGGTGTCCCGCTGTATAATGTTTCTTTTAGCattgcaaaagcaaacaaaatgcaaGACCTATTTTCTTATGAAACAGTCGCCTTCAATATTTCCTTAGTCTAGGATGTTTTTGGAGGAGACAGGTATTCCAGAGAACAAACTTCTTTACTGATTCAAATCTGCTTTGTCATAGACATATAATTTACGTAAGGGTGAAGACATGAAACCACAGGAGCCCGATGGTGTTACTGAGTCCTAGTTTTGTAATCCCCCTTCCTGCGTTTCCCCTGTTTGCTTGCATTGTGCAAAAGAAATTGCAAGCAGGTcttgcaaaagaaaaagtgttttgtaaAGACTTAAGCTTAATTTTTCAACAATGGCTTCTCCCAAACAATGCACAGAGTTCCCAAAATCCCTTAAATCACGCGAAGAGCTGGCAGAGTATCTGACCGTCATTATCTTCACTGGTTCAGCCCAGCATGCAGCTGTCAACTTCGGACAGGTGAGTAATAGATGTtcagctttttcattttgtaaaatggatttaaaaatataaaaactacatCTTGTGGCTAAATTCTTGTAGAATAATTGACAGGCATTATTGGCATTTATGACTGCCAGGCTGTTcagcaaacacagaggacatggtgtgtgcgtgtctgtgtgtgtgtgttcagttaaGTGAATAAGCTAACAGTACTGGTTCTGGAGAAAAATTGCATCATTAAGTCATCATTTATAGGGCAATGTGGAATTTACTGTttacaaagggaaaaaaaaaggaaaacaattctTTTAATGATCTATGAGAAGATTTGAAAATACAacagaagtaaaaaatatattattacagTGCAGTAGAAATAGAATACAATAGTATTTTACTTTGTAATAGTGCTTGAGCAAATGTCTTCATGCACTGTATGCCTGTGCACACTGTGTAGTATGACTGGTGCTCCTGGATCCCCAACGCTCCATCTACCATGCGGAAGCCTCCCCCTACCCAGAAGGGCCTGGCAAATGTGGATACGATCATTGAGAGCCTGCCTGATCGTGGACGCTCCAGCTGGCACCTAGGCGCTGTCTGGGCGCTTAGCCAGTACCAGGAAAATGAGGTAAAGAGAGGGCAGTCCGTGTCCAAACACACAGGCAATCATTCGCACACATTCACCCACACGTCTCAGTACAGATTGGCTCAGTTTAAGGACCAGCCAAATCAATCACAACTTTGTTTCAAACTATAATTTCTTATTTCCTAGGAAGCTTCACCATGTACTTATACCCTTGCAGTGCGCCCCTAGGTAGAATGACCTGtgtcctctcttcctccagtTGTACCTGGGAATGTATCCTGATGAGCACTTCATAGAGAAACCAGTGAAGGCGGCCATGGAGAAGTTCAGGAAGCAGCTGGCAGAGATATCCCACTCCATCAAGATAAGGAATGATGGAAAGAAGCTGCCGTATTATAACATGTCGCCTGACAAAATCCCAAACAGCGTTGCTGTGTGAGGAATAAAGTTCACTTCTGTTATCATGTCTCCAATTAACATT
The nucleotide sequence above comes from Channa argus isolate prfri chromosome 1, Channa argus male v1.0, whole genome shotgun sequence. Encoded proteins:
- the alox5a gene encoding polyunsaturated fatty acid 5-lipoxygenase; the protein is MPTYTVTVATGSQWFAGTDDYIYITLVGTEQCSERTLLDKPLYNDFERGAVDSYDVRVGEDLGDIVLVKIEKKKYWVLDDWYCRYITVKTPSGDYVEFPCFRWLVDDKEVVLRDGRAHLPQDDKTSVVKQHRQKELESRRKSIRWKEWQPGFPMSIDANRHKDLPRDIQFDSEKGVDFVLNYSKAIENLFVNQFMHMFQSSWSDFSDFERIFLRIKNTISEYVMQHWKEDFMFGYQFLNGCNPVLIQKCNKLPEKFPVTHEMVSVSLERDLTLEQEIKAGNIYIVDYEILDDITPNSTDPCTLQYLAAPICLLYKNAQNKILPIAIQLNQSSGENTPIFLPTDDQYDWLLAKIWVRSADFQYHQTITHLLRTHLMTEVFAIAMYRQLPAVHPVYKLLIPHVRFTIAINTKAREQLICEYGIFDKANATGGGGHVQLIQRAMKTLTFRSLCFPDMIKARGMDNKEELPTYFYRDDGYRVWEATKSFVSDVVCIYYTSDETVQGDEEIQAFIKDVCSFGMQDFDNCEFPKSLKSREELAEYLTVIIFTGSAQHAAVNFGQYDWCSWIPNAPSTMRKPPPTQKGLANVDTIIESLPDRGRSSWHLGAVWALSQYQENELYLGMYPDEHFIEKPVKAAMEKFRKQLAEISHSIKIRNDGKKLPYYNMSPDKIPNSVAV